The genome window CGAGGACAGCGAATAGCTCTGGCCGATGTTGTTCTGCGCGGTGCCGTCGCAGATCACCGGCACCGCGAAGGCGAACGGCACGCCGCCGTTCTGCCACACCCGCGCCGCCGCCATCAGCGCGTGCGGCCGGTCGAGGAGGTGGGCGGGGTGGTCCGGCGGGCCGAGGATGATGGCGACGCGCGGGCGGTTGTCGCGCAGGCGCGCGACCACCTCCCGCATCGTCACGTCGTCGAGCTTCGCCAGCGGCGAGTCCGGCGGCAGTTCCGCCGCCGCTTCGCCGAGGATCTTCAGCACCGTGATCGGCTGGTTGGCGAGCCCCTGGATGCAGTCGCGATAGGGGTTGTGCCGCTCGACGATCACCGGCGGTGCGTTCCTGCCGTCGGTTACCATTCCGCCACGCTCCCGTCCTCGTGCCGCCACACCGGATTGCGCCAGCGGTGGCCGACCTTGCTGCGCTCGATCACGAACGCCTCGTTGATCTCGACGCCGAGGCCGGGCTTGTCGAGGAGCGGCAGATAGCCGTCCTTGATCGCCAGCGGCGAGGTGTCGACGAGATAGTCGAGCACGTCGTTGCCCTGGTTGTAGTGGATGCCCATGCTCTGTTCCTGGATGAAGGCGTTGTGCGAGACGAAATCCAGGTGCAGCGACGCTGCCAGGGTGAGCGGGCCGAGCGGACAGTGGGGGGCGAGGGCGACGTCGAAGGTTTCCGCCAGCACCGCGATCTTGCGCCCCTCGGTGATGCCGCCGCAGTGGCTGAGGTCGGGCTGGACGATGTCGACCATCCGCGCCTCCAGGAGGTCGCGGAAGGCGTAGCGGGTGAACAGCCGCTCGCCGGTGGCGATCGGGTAGCCGAGGCCGCCCGCGATCTGGGGCAGGCAGTGGAGGTGCTCGGGCAGCACCGGTTCCTCGACGAACAGCGGGTGGATGGGTTCGAGCTCGCGCAGCAGCGCTTTCGCCATCGGCCGGTGGACGCGGCCGTGGAAGTCGATGGCGACGCCGAAGTCCGGCCCGCCCGCCTCGCGCGCCTCGGCGGCGCGGGCGACGGCGGCGTCGATCTTGGCGTGGGAATCGACGATCGCGAGCTCCGGCGTGCCGTTCATCTTGATCGCGGTGAAGCCCTTGTCCTTCACTTCCTTGACCTGACGGGCGATGTCGCCGGGGCGGTCGCCGCCGATCCAGCAGTACATCCGCATCCTGTCGCGCACTGCGCCGCCCAGAAGCTCGTGGACCGGCACGCCGAGGGCCTTGCCCTTGATGTCCCACAGCGCCTGGTCGATGCCCGAGATCGCCGAGGTCAGGATCGGCCCGCCGCGGTAGAAGCCGCCGCGGTAGAGGGTCTGCCAGATGTCCTCGATGCGGCGCGGGTCGCGGCCGATCACGTAGTCGGCGAGTTCGTGCACCGCCGCCTCGACGGCGTTGGCGCGTCCCTCGATCACCGGCTCGCCCCAGCCCGAGATCCCTTCGTCGGTCTCGATCTTGAGGAAGCACCACCGCGGCGGGATCTGCCAGGTCTGCAAACGCGTAATCTTCATTCCAAGTCACTCCAAAATCAGGACAGCGGCCACATCACGATCTCGGGGAAGAACAGGATCAGGCCGAGAACCACGAGCTGCATCAGGATGAACGGCAGCAGCGATTGGAAGATGTGCTTGAGGCTGATCTCCGGCGGCGCCACGCCCTTGAGGTAGAACGCGGCGGGGCCGAACGGCGGGCTGAGGAAGCTCACCTGCATGTTCACGCAGAACAGCACGCCGAACCAGATCGGGCTGAAGCCGAGCTGCACCACGATCGGCACGAAGATCGGCAGGGTCAGCATCGCGATGCCGATCCAGTCGAGGAACATCCCGAGCATGATCAGGATCAGTTGCATCGTCATGATGATGACGATCGGGTGGGCGTCGATGCCGAGGATCGTCGAGGAGACGAAGCGGTTGCCGCCCATCAGGTTGTAGACGCCGACGAGGGTCGCCGCGCCGATGCCGATCCAGATGATCATGCCGCAGGTGGTGATGGTCTGCATGCAGCTTTCGTGGATCAGCTTCGGCGTCAGTTCGCGGCGGATGATCGTCGCCGCCAGCACGCCGAGAACGCCCATCGACGCCGCCTCGGTCACCGAGGCGATGCCGGCGTAGATCGTGCCGAGCACCATGAACGCGATCGCCGCGGGCATCACCACCGATTTGATCGCCTCGATCCGCTGAACCTTGCGTTCCTCGGGCGAGACGCGCGGCATCCGCGGCGCGAGCTCGGGGTTGAGGAGGCAGCGGCCGAGCACGTAGGTGGCGTACATCAGCGCGAGGATCGACCCGGGGGTGAAGGCGGCGGTGAACAGGTCGGCGATCGAGACCGACGCCATCAGGCCGTAGATGATCAGCACGATCGACGGCGGGATCATCGTACCGAGCGAGCCGGAGGCGCAGACGATGCCGATCGACAGGTTGCGGTCGTAGCCGAGGCGCAGCATCTGCGGCAGCGCGAGAATGCCGAGCAGCACGATCTCGCCGCCGATGATGCCGGACATGGTGGCGAGGAAGAAGCCGACGAACAGCGTCTGCAGCGCCACGCCGCCCGGCATTCGCCCGGCCAGCACGCGCATGCCGTTGAACAGATCCCTGGCGATGCCCGATCGATCGAGCAGCGACGCCATGAACACGAACATCGGCACCGCCACCAGAGAATATTCGGTGATGAAGCCGTAGACGCGCGAGATCACCAGGGGAACCGCGTTGGGGCCGAACCAGCCGACGGTGAAGATCAGCGCGACGAGGCCGGTGACGAAGGCGAGGGGAAGGCCGGTGAGCAGCAGCAGGAAGATGCTGCCGACGAGCACGTAGGTGCCCCACTCGATGCCCATGGCTTGCAGGCCGAGTCCCATGGTTCAGGCTCCCTTCTTCGCGGCGACGGCGCGCAACGCCTGGATCAGGTGCAGGACGGTCTGGATCGTCATCACGATCAGCGCGACCATGATGATGCCCTTGGTGAGGGTGGGGAACGGCGGGTTCCAGCTGGTGCCGGAGCGCTCCAGCGTCCACGCGCCCAGGGGGGTGTGGGAGGAGCGCCAGAACAGGGTGTAGGCGGCCCAGCTCATGCCGCCGCAGAAGCCGAGCGCGATCACGCCGTTGACGACGTCGAGCCAGTTGCGGATCGCCGGGCGTACGGTGTCGTAGATCACCCGCACGCGGATGTG of uncultured Alphaproteobacteria bacterium contains these proteins:
- the dgoD gene encoding galactonate dehydratase (Evidence 2a : Function of homologous gene experimentally demonstrated in an other organism; Product type e : enzyme), yielding MKITRLQTWQIPPRWCFLKIETDEGISGWGEPVIEGRANAVEAAVHELADYVIGRDPRRIEDIWQTLYRGGFYRGGPILTSAISGIDQALWDIKGKALGVPVHELLGGAVRDRMRMYCWIGGDRPGDIARQVKEVKDKGFTAIKMNGTPELAIVDSHAKIDAAVARAAEAREAGGPDFGVAIDFHGRVHRPMAKALLRELEPIHPLFVEEPVLPEHLHCLPQIAGGLGYPIATGERLFTRYAFRDLLEARMVDIVQPDLSHCGGITEGRKIAVLAETFDVALAPHCPLGPLTLAASLHLDFVSHNAFIQEQSMGIHYNQGNDVLDYLVDTSPLAIKDGYLPLLDKPGLGVEINEAFVIERSKVGHRWRNPVWRHEDGSVAEW
- a CDS encoding putative gluconate TRAP family transporter (Evidence 3 : Function proposed based on presence of conserved amino acid motif, structural feature or limited homology), which encodes MGLGLQAMGIEWGTYVLVGSIFLLLLTGLPLAFVTGLVALIFTVGWFGPNAVPLVISRVYGFITEYSLVAVPMFVFMASLLDRSGIARDLFNGMRVLAGRMPGGVALQTLFVGFFLATMSGIIGGEIVLLGILALPQMLRLGYDRNLSIGIVCASGSLGTMIPPSIVLIIYGLMASVSIADLFTAAFTPGSILALMYATYVLGRCLLNPELAPRMPRVSPEERKVQRIEAIKSVVMPAAIAFMVLGTIYAGIASVTEAASMGVLGVLAATIIRRELTPKLIHESCMQTITTCGMIIWIGIGAATLVGVYNLMGGNRFVSSTILGIDAHPIVIIMTMQLILIMLGMFLDWIGIAMLTLPIFVPIVVQLGFSPIWFGVLFCVNMQVSFLSPPFGPAAFYLKGVAPPEISLKHIFQSLLPFILMQLVVLGLILFFPEIVMWPLS
- a CDS encoding TRAP transporter small transmembrane protein: MTTDPSPLPSAAPEPERHAADGEITNPLDAAVEWVGKGFSWLVFVSMLISVGEVISRYVFDSPTSWVHETTVFLIAVMFSVGGPVALARNKHIRVRVIYDTVRPAIRNWLDVVNGVIALGFCGGMSWAAYTLFWRSSHTPLGAWTLERSGTSWNPPFPTLTKGIIMVALIVMTIQTVLHLIQALRAVAAKKGA